The DNA segment AACATCGCTACCGTAGCAATAGAAGCAAAAATATAAGGCAAATAAATTTGCTTATTGGATTTGAGGTTACGTAGAGCTAACTTTGAAAAAAATCCTCTATTCATGCTGCTCACCTCTATTAGCTAGTACGATCAACGCTTGAGAAATTTTGTCCATGAACTGATCTGGCGTTTGTTCACCACGGTAAATTTCGTGGTACACTTCACCATCTTGAATAAACAATACACGGTTCGAATAAGCAGCAGCTCTTGTACTATGAGTGACCATGATAATGGTTTGGCCAGCGTTGTTGATGGTTTCGAAAGTTTCTAATAGGCTTTGGCTGGATTTTGAATCTAATGCTCCAGTTGGTTCATCAGCAAGAAGTAACTTAGGATTAGTGATCAAAGCACGAGCTACAGCTGCACGTTGTTTTTGTCCTCCAGATACTTCGTAAGGATAATGATTGATCAACCCATCAATTTTCATCTTTTTAACAATTGGCATCAGACGATGTTCCATTTCAGTTATTGGCGTATTAGAAAGCACTAGCGGCAATAGAATATTGTCTTTAATCGAGAAGTTGTCTAGTAAGTTAAAGTCTTGAAACACGAACCCAAGATAATCTCTACGGAAATTAGAAATATCACTGTCTTTAATTTCTGTTAAATCATTCCCTTCTAGCAAGACCTCCCCACCTGTAGCTGTATCCAGTGTGGCTAAAATATTTAATAAACTTGTCTTACCAGAACCTGATTCTCCCATGATGGAGACGAACTCACCCTTTTCAACTGAAAAATTCACGTCTTTTAATGCTTGTACTTCTTGTGTTGAGAACCTTGCTGTATATGTCTTTTTTAAATGATTCACTTCTAATAATGTCATAATTACTTCCTCCTGTTCATTTCCTTATCTCTATTACTAGTTTAATAAAAATGAACAAAGTCTGCTTTTATCTTTTCTTACAGATGGGTAGGATAATCTTACACTTTTGTAAGGTTGTCTCTTAATACTCTCTTATTAAAGGTTCTCTTGTTAAATTGATCATTACTTTGGTTCCTTTTTCTAAAGTTGATTCTATTTTTAATGTATGTCCAAGGCGTTTTGTGATTTCCCGGCTAAGAAATAGCCCTAATCCAGTTGATTTTTCATGGATACGACCATTAAATCCTGAATAACCTTTCTCAAATATACGCGGTAAATCTTCAGAACGGATGCCCATGCCAGTGTCTTCAATTACCAGAACTTGTTCAGCTGCAGAGCTCATATAAATGCGGATTTTACCGCCTTCTGGAGTATATTTTAGACTATTAGAAAGAACTTGTTCCACTAATACCTTCAACCACTTCTCATCTGATAAAACAGTTTCGCTGGTTTCTTGATAATCTAATTGAATATGATTGTAGATAAAGAGAATTGAAAACTTTTTAACTGTTTCTTTGATCACTCGATCAAGCGAAACTTGCACAAAAT comes from the Carnobacterium sp. 17-4 genome and includes:
- a CDS encoding ABC transporter ATP-binding protein; this encodes MTLLEVNHLKKTYTARFSTQEVQALKDVNFSVEKGEFVSIMGESGSGKTSLLNILATLDTATGGEVLLEGNDLTEIKDSDISNFRRDYLGFVFQDFNLLDNFSIKDNILLPLVLSNTPITEMEHRLMPIVKKMKIDGLINHYPYEVSGGQKQRAAVARALITNPKLLLADEPTGALDSKSSQSLLETFETINNAGQTIIMVTHSTRAAAYSNRVLFIQDGEVYHEIYRGEQTPDQFMDKISQALIVLANRGEQHE